The genomic interval TGGTTGCAGACATTCCGTTTACATGGGTTCAGAATGTCGGCATTTTAAAGTTATATCTTGAAAAAAGAAAATGAATTGTTTTTTGTGTGATTAAATGGACGTTAAAAGATTGCTGAAAGAGCCAAGAATTATATTTCTCGCAGTCCTGCTCATAGCCTCGCTTGCCGTAATTGGGCCTCATTTTGTGTTTGCTCCGGGAGAGCCTGCGCAGCTTGAGACAAAAATTGTCAAAGGCCTTGATCTTCAGGGAGGGGTGCGCGCGTTGATTGCCTTAGACAACGCGACAGACGAACAGTTTCAGCAGTCGATTTCAATATTGTCAAATAGGATCAATTATTTCGGCTTAAAGGAAATGAATATACGCCCGGTGATTATAGATAACACACAATATATACAGCTTGAGCTTGCGGGCGCGAATGAGGCCCAGATGCGCGACCTTCTTGAAAAGCAGGGGAAATTTGATGCCTATATAGACCGGCATGTTTCTTTATCCGACGGAACCGGCGTTTTGAAAATTGGCGGGATTGATTTTGCAATTTCTGAAAATAATGGCACAATAACTGTCGGAAACAGCACGGTTTCAGAAAACCAGTCGTTTGCACTCGATGTTTCAGGGACAAAAATCGACATAAAGTACCAGAACAAAACAAACAACATCATCCTTCTTTTTGCAAAGGTGTATGCTGGAGCAGACATCAAGCAGATTTATCATGATGCCCAGCATTCAAATGTTGTGCAAGGTTCGGGCGGCGCGTGGATTTTTCAGTTCTCGATAGTTACTTCAACCGATTCTGCGGCGCGGTTTTCAAAAATAACGCAGGATGTACCTGTTGATTTTGCAGGAATCCAGAGGCAAAATTATCTTTCAAGCAAGATCTATTTATATCTTGATGACAATGAAATGGATTCATTAAGCATATCTTCTGATCTGAAAGGCAATTTCCTCACGCAGCCGTCAATTTCAGGACCTGGTGAAAGCAAGCAGGATGCTGTTGATAAAATGAAAAAGCTTCAGGCAATTCTTGAAAGCGGCGCATTGCCTACAAAAATAGAGCTTGTAAGCGTTGCGGAAGTTTCGCCAACTCTCGGGGCGCAATTCATGAAAATGGCTATAGTGGCGATTTTTGCAGCAATTCTTGTTGTGAGTGTTATAATTTATTTAAGGTACAGAGACCCTAGAATAGTTATTCCGATAATACTTACATCCGGCGCAGAAGTGATAATTATATTTGGAGTTGCTGTGTTGATAAAGTGGACAATAGATCTTGCATCTATTGCAGGCATTCTTGCAGCAATAGGTACCGGTGTTGATGCGCAAATAGTTTTAGTTGACGAGTCGCGAAAAAAGCATGCTGCTGAGATGAGCCTTAAAAGAAAACTCGATCAGGCGTTCTTTATAATTGTGTCTTCGGGCGCAACTATGATTGGCGCAATGTTGCCGCTTCTTTTTATCGGTGCAGGTGTGATAAAGGGCTTTGCATTTACAACAATACTCGGCGTGTTTATCGGAATTTTTATAACAAGACCAACATTCTCAAAGATTTTGGAGTATGTTCGCGCAGAATAGTCGGCGGTTAGAAATTGGAGTGGCCCCGTTGAGATTTATTCATGCCGAATCAGCAGCGGACAGGTGACTGCACCGAAGGTGCAATCGCCCTAAGCGCCGACCGATTACGCGGCCGTTGAACTCAAGACCTCCGGCTCACTAAAACGCTAAGCGCAAGTAAGCACTTGGATTTGGGCAGGACAAACTGTTCGCCCAAACGTCATATAAGACCGGCGCTCCTTCTGGCGGAATTTCGCGAATTTTTGGCAAAACCCGAAACCAGCTGAGCTACGGGACCACTAAAACCCTATATTGGCGGAGTTTTAAAAAGGTTTCTTATCTCAGATATATAAAAACCGGCTTCAAATAATCAATCTATGAAAGGAAAATTTATTGTGGTTGAAGGCCTGGATGGAAGCGGAGCATCTACGCAAGTGGCTATGCTTTCCGAATATCTGGCAAGCAAAGGATATAATGTTCTTGTGACAAAAGAACCGACAAATAACCTCATCGGCGGGCTTATAAGGGGGCAATTGACGCACGAATGGAAATCAAATCCTGAGTGTTTGCAGCTTCTTTTTGCAGCAGACCGCTCGCACCACATTGAAAAAGAAATAATTCCGGCGCTTGAGAAAGGCATGCTTGTCATATCCGACCGCTATATGTATTCCTCACTTGCTTTCGGCTCGATAGATTGTGATATGGAATGGCTGAAACATATAAATGCAAAATTCTTAAGGCCTGATGTTTCCATAATACTGAACGTTTCGCCTGAAGTTTCTGTTGAACGGATAGGGCGAACGCGCGCAGGTTTTGAGCTTTTTGAGGACAAGTCGAAGCTTGAAAAGGTTCGCACAGCTTTTGATGCGTTGGCAAAAGAAACGAAAGGCATTACAGTTATCGATGGCACTATGCCGGTAAATAAGGTTTCCATGGCGATTGTGCGGGAAGTTCAGAAGGTTCTGCAATAGATGCGCGTGTGTTGTAGACATATTTAATTAGTCGTAAAAGAATAAATATGCAATCGAGCCAATTTATTAGTGGTGCTTTGGCGCGCGCAAGATTGATGAAACTGGAATTACTGTTAGCGATTTTTCTTCCGGAGAAAATTTTGTAGGCTATATGGCTCTTGATTTTATTGCCGATGCGCGCATTCCGCGAAAATATGTGGATTCTATGAGGCGCATGGGCTAATGTTCTTTACATAAATGAAAGTAATGGCAGGATGCAGTATATTGAAATCATGCGCCTTGGCCAGCGCTTTGAAGTGCCTATTGCCACGCAGAATATTCGCCACTTTGGCGCGTATTATAAGCTGATTCCGCTGAAGTCAAGAAAAAGCGTGCGCCGATTAATTCAGGAGACTATGAAGCATTTTTCTAAAAGGGGTTGTCTGTCGCGCCGCTAATGGTGCTGCGATATTTCGCGAATATATTTATTTTGTTTTTTGGAGTATAAATAATCTGGTGTACTAAGTAATTAGTGGTGTTCTTGGAGCTTGCGCAAAAAGAGAAGTATTCTAATGAGATGCCGCCTAATGCGTATTCTTTAACAAAGAAATATATTGACTCTTTTAAAAAAATAGACTGTGTCGTAGACGCATGCGTTTCTGCAGAACTTGTTAAATTAATGCGCGAAAACGGCAAAAATGTTTTGTATATGGCTGAAATTGATGCACTAACTGGAGGGCATTTATCTGATAACGATATAATTAACATAGCAAATAGCCATAATATTCCGGTGATTACTTTTAATATTCCGCATTTTTTGGGTTGTGTTGAACTCATTCCGCTGAAAGCCACCAGCGTGAAACGCCAATTTGCGGTGATATCAAGTTACGAATAATATTGTTGCATCAACAAATTCTGAAATGTTTTTTCATGACGTTTTAATAATAAAAACATTTGCAATAAATATTTGAGTGGTTGCATTTATGCGCATAGCGATGTTGTAAAAAAACCCTTTTTGTTCTTAGCAGAATTTGCTATATCCGGCAAAGATAAAAAAGGAAAACAAGCGGATGAATATAAACGAACACTTATTGATTCAGGACTTTTCGAATATATTGACACGGGCATAGCCTGTGTAATTTCTGGCGGCGAATTGCGTGCTCGCAATAATTTTGATTTTAGAATATTTGTAAAATGTATTCCCGATTATGTGTTGGGGAATGTAATGTCTTATCTGAAAGAGTCGCACGCACAAAGCATGCTGGCAGCTAATCTGAAGCTGTTTGACAAAAACACTATTTCGAGTGGAGCTGACATATATCAACTTCTTGTGCTTGATACTGCTCAGCGCCAAAAAGTGGGCGATGCTGCATTCGGCGATGCACAAGGCCACGCGTTAGAAGGAGCACTTAGAGCGATGCTTACAAAAAAAGAATATCTTCCTGACGGCGGAGAATATGTTGATTTGCGTCAGCCGCCATACTCTGTAGATGCCGATTTTGGAATTTCTTTTGATTCAGAGAACTGCCTTTTAGAATATTATCGGAATTTGCGCGATGCCGAGTCTTGTTTTAAACTGCAGACAAAACGCAGATTATGACGTAAGTTCGCTAACGCGTACTTTCCCTTCTTTTCCGGTCTTCATATTTCTCACAATAACTGCGCCTTCTGCAAGCTCTTTTGGACCTACAATTATGATTTTTTTTGCGCCGGTTTTATTTGCAAAGTCGAACTGCTCGCGCAGGCTTTTGTTCATTATGTCGATTTCTGCAGAAATTCCGGATTTGCGCAAGTTCGCAGCGATTTTTATAGTATCCGCGCGCATGGAATCATTTACAGCCGCAACGAAATATTCCGCGCCGTTTTTTTTGCCGCCAAAAAGCCCTGCAGCCTCCATTGCTGCAAGAGTGCGCTCTATCCCCCCGGCAACGCCGCATGCAGGCATTTTCCTGCCGTATATTCCTGCTAGATTGTCATATCTTCCGCCGCCAAAAAGAGAGCCCAGTTCAGGCGTTTTCAAGTCTGCGGCTTCGTAGACAATGCCTGTGTAATATCCAAGGCCCCTCACAACTGATAAATCCAGCACGCACTTGTCATAAACTCCGAACGCGCGAAGCAGTTC from Nanoarchaeota archaeon carries:
- a CDS encoding MMPL family transporter; the protein is MDVKRLLKEPRIIFLAVLLIASLAVIGPHFVFAPGEPAQLETKIVKGLDLQGGVRALIALDNATDEQFQQSISILSNRINYFGLKEMNIRPVIIDNTQYIQLELAGANEAQMRDLLEKQGKFDAYIDRHVSLSDGTGVLKIGGIDFAISENNGTITVGNSTVSENQSFALDVSGTKIDIKYQNKTNNIILLFAKVYAGADIKQIYHDAQHSNVVQGSGGAWIFQFSIVTSTDSAARFSKITQDVPVDFAGIQRQNYLSSKIYLYLDDNEMDSLSISSDLKGNFLTQPSISGPGESKQDAVDKMKKLQAILESGALPTKIELVSVAEVSPTLGAQFMKMAIVAIFAAILVVSVIIYLRYRDPRIVIPIILTSGAEVIIIFGVAVLIKWTIDLASIAGILAAIGTGVDAQIVLVDESRKKHAAEMSLKRKLDQAFFIIVSSGATMIGAMLPLLFIGAGVIKGFAFTTILGVFIGIFITRPTFSKILEYVRAE
- the tmk gene encoding dTMP kinase, translating into MKGKFIVVEGLDGSGASTQVAMLSEYLASKGYNVLVTKEPTNNLIGGLIRGQLTHEWKSNPECLQLLFAADRSHHIEKEIIPALEKGMLVISDRYMYSSLAFGSIDCDMEWLKHINAKFLRPDVSIILNVSPEVSVERIGRTRAGFELFEDKSKLEKVRTAFDALAKETKGITVIDGTMPVNKVSMAIVREVQKVLQ
- a CDS encoding DUF5615 family PIN-like protein, which codes for MVFLELAQKEKYSNEMPPNAYSLTKKYIDSFKKIDCVVDACVSAELVKLMRENGKNVLYMAEIDALTGGHLSDNDIINIANSHNIPVITFNIPHFLGCVELIPLKATSVKRQFAVISSYE